A region of Sulfurimonas sp. DNA encodes the following proteins:
- a CDS encoding sodium ion-translocating decarboxylase subunit beta: MKSFVIKLLTLLMLFSFSSVFASTQGASSAENSMHKEETYKSQSFTEMVGGFLESTGINALINPDPNELNSHGDKMSDFHKSWGRVMMILITFGLFYLAIKKGFEPLLLLPIAFGGLLANIPVANIAGAHGFLGVIYNMGLANEMFPIIIFMGVGAMTDFGPLLSNPKTALLGGAAQFGIFGTLVGAVALTQYGIVDFTLQQASAISIIGGADGPTSIFIASKLAPELLGAIAVASYSYMAMVPIIQPPIMRALTTDAERRIKMTTLRHVSRLEKLVFPIMVLVLAILVLPASTPLIGAFMFGNFLKESGVVERLNDTLQNSLINTVTIFLGLGVGSKLAADQFLVPDTLAILALGIVAFSVGTAAGVIMAKIMNKFPGNKINPLIGSAGVSAVPMAARVSNKVGMEYDRTNMLLMHAMGPNVAGVIGSAVAAGVLISLFQ; this comes from the coding sequence ATGAAATCTTTTGTTATAAAACTATTAACGCTACTAATGCTTTTTAGCTTTAGTAGTGTTTTTGCTAGTACTCAGGGTGCTTCTAGTGCTGAGAATTCAATGCATAAAGAAGAGACTTATAAATCACAATCGTTTACTGAAATGGTGGGTGGATTTTTAGAGTCAACAGGTATAAATGCATTAATTAACCCAGATCCAAATGAGTTAAACTCTCATGGTGATAAGATGAGTGATTTTCATAAGTCTTGGGGTAGAGTTATGATGATTCTTATTACTTTTGGTCTTTTTTATCTAGCGATTAAAAAAGGTTTTGAGCCTCTTTTACTCCTGCCTATCGCTTTTGGTGGTTTATTAGCCAATATCCCAGTTGCAAATATTGCAGGTGCTCATGGATTTTTGGGTGTGATATACAATATGGGTTTAGCAAATGAGATGTTTCCGATAATCATCTTTATGGGTGTTGGAGCGATGACAGACTTTGGTCCTCTTCTCTCAAACCCTAAAACTGCACTTCTTGGTGGAGCTGCACAGTTTGGTATTTTTGGAACACTAGTTGGAGCAGTCGCTTTAACTCAGTATGGTATAGTTGATTTTACTCTTCAACAAGCTTCGGCTATTTCAATTATTGGTGGAGCAGATGGTCCGACATCTATCTTTATAGCGTCTAAACTTGCACCTGAACTTCTTGGAGCTATAGCAGTTGCATCTTACTCTTACATGGCGATGGTTCCGATTATTCAACCTCCAATTATGAGAGCATTAACAACTGATGCAGAGAGAAGAATAAAAATGACTACACTTCGTCATGTTTCTCGTTTAGAAAAGTTGGTTTTCCCAATTATGGTTCTAGTTTTAGCTATTTTAGTCTTACCAGCGTCTACTCCTCTAATCGGTGCATTTATGTTTGGTAACTTTTTAAAAGAGTCTGGTGTTGTTGAGCGTCTTAATGATACTCTTCAAAATTCACTTATAAATACAGTAACTATATTCTTAGGTCTTGGAGTTGGTTCAAAACTAGCAGCAGACCAGTTTTTAGTTCCAGATACTTTAGCTATTTTAGCTCTTGGAATCGTAGCGTTTTCTGTTGGTACAGCGGCGGGTGTTATAATGGCTAAGATTATGAATAAGTTTCCAGGAAATAAAATTAATCCTCTTATTGGTTCAGCTGGTGTCTCAGCAGTTCCGATGGCAGCTCGTGTATCAAATAAAGTTGGTATGGAGTACGACCGTACAAACATGCTACTTATGCATGCTATGGGTCCAAATGTTGCAGGTGTAATTGGTTCAGCAGTTGCAGCTGGTGTTCTTATCTCACTATTTCAATAA
- a CDS encoding biotin/lipoyl-containing protein: protein MAKKFIDVMDTTFRDGFQSVFGGRVLMNDFFPAVEAAKTAGITHYEFGGGARFQSLYFYLREDAFEMMDKFRKIVGPDANLQTLSRGVNTVMLETGSKELIDLHAKLFKKHGTTTIRNFDALNDVENLKYSGERIAHHGLKHEVVVTMMDLPPGCHGAHTVDFYEKTLREILDSGIPYSSICFKDASGTSNPQKVFDTIKMARGLVPEGTHLRLHTHETAGVSVSAYMAALEAGIDGIDMAAAPVSGGTSQPDILTMLHATKGMNYDLGGLEIDKILTYEKELQYCLSDYFMPPEATMVSPIIPFSPMPGGALTANTQMMRDNDILDKFPEVIAAMQEVVKKGGYGTSVTPVSQFYFQQALNNVMQGPWKAIAPGYGRMVLGYFGKTPVAPDPEIVKIASEKLNLVPTTDNALDLANADYSKSLENWINKLKEEELEITEENIFIAAACQEKGIAFLKGEGELNVRKISEMKTDCEGSSNMGNGNYTVVVDGQKFSVQVAEGDANIQVTAVNGESATASAPAAPATASGDEVSIKALLPGSVWKLVANPGQSVQEGDVLLILESMKMEIDVVATRSGVVKSINVATNDKVVEGQVVAVIG from the coding sequence ATGGCTAAAAAATTTATAGATGTAATGGACACCACTTTTAGAGATGGTTTCCAATCGGTTTTTGGTGGTCGTGTTTTAATGAACGATTTCTTTCCAGCTGTTGAAGCTGCAAAGACTGCAGGAATAACTCACTATGAATTTGGCGGTGGAGCTAGATTTCAGTCACTCTATTTTTATCTAAGAGAAGATGCATTTGAAATGATGGATAAATTTCGTAAGATTGTTGGTCCAGATGCAAACCTTCAAACTCTATCTCGTGGTGTAAATACTGTTATGCTTGAAACAGGTTCAAAAGAACTAATTGACTTGCATGCTAAATTATTTAAAAAGCATGGTACAACTACAATTAGAAACTTCGATGCTTTAAATGATGTAGAAAACTTAAAGTATTCAGGTGAAAGAATTGCTCACCATGGATTGAAGCATGAAGTAGTTGTTACAATGATGGACTTACCTCCAGGATGTCATGGTGCTCATACTGTAGATTTTTATGAAAAAACTCTTCGTGAAATTTTAGATAGTGGTATCCCTTATAGTAGTATCTGTTTTAAAGATGCTTCTGGAACTTCAAACCCTCAAAAAGTTTTTGATACTATTAAAATGGCAAGAGGTTTAGTTCCTGAGGGAACTCATCTTCGTCTGCACACTCATGAAACTGCTGGTGTAAGTGTTTCTGCTTATATGGCTGCTCTTGAAGCTGGTATAGATGGTATAGATATGGCCGCTGCTCCTGTGAGTGGTGGTACAAGTCAACCAGATATATTAACTATGCTTCATGCAACTAAGGGAATGAACTATGACCTTGGTGGCTTAGAGATTGATAAAATTTTAACTTATGAAAAAGAGTTACAGTACTGTCTTAGTGATTATTTTATGCCTCCTGAAGCTACTATGGTTTCTCCAATAATTCCATTTTCTCCAATGCCAGGTGGTGCATTAACTGCAAATACTCAAATGATGCGTGATAATGACATCTTGGATAAGTTTCCAGAAGTTATAGCCGCGATGCAAGAAGTTGTTAAAAAAGGTGGTTACGGAACAAGTGTAACTCCAGTTTCTCAATTTTACTTCCAACAAGCACTTAACAATGTTATGCAAGGTCCATGGAAAGCAATAGCTCCAGGATATGGAAGAATGGTTCTTGGTTATTTTGGTAAAACACCAGTTGCTCCAGATCCAGAAATTGTAAAAATTGCTTCTGAGAAGTTGAATTTAGTTCCAACAACTGATAATGCTCTTGATTTAGCAAATGCTGATTATTCAAAATCATTAGAAAATTGGATAAATAAACTTAAAGAAGAAGAGTTAGAAATTACAGAAGAGAATATATTTATCGCAGCTGCATGTCAAGAGAAGGGTATAGCTTTCTTAAAAGGTGAAGGTGAGTTAAATGTTCGTAAAATATCAGAAATGAAAACAGATTGTGAAGGAAGTTCAAATATGGGTAATGGAAATTATACAGTAGTAGTAGATGGTCAAAAGTTTAGTGTTCAAGTTGCAGAAGGTGATGCAAATATTCAAGTCACAGCAGTAAATGGTGAAAGTGCAACAGCATCTGCACCAGCTGCTCCTGCAACAGCATCTGGAGATGAAGTTTCTATAAAAGCACTTCTTCCAGGTAGCGTTTGGAAATTAGTAGCAAATCCAGGTCAAAGTGTTCAAGAAGGCGATGTACTTCTAATTTTAGAATCTATGAAAATGGAAATTGATGTAGTTGCAACTCGTAGCGGTGTTGTTAAATCTATCAATGTTGCGACAAACGACAAGGTAGTGGAAGGTCAAGTCGTAGCAGTAATAGGATAG
- a CDS encoding OadG family transporter subunit, producing METNLILEGFKFMGLGMGTVLLFLIVLIFLMNAMSKIVNKYFPEPQASLDPVVESKPDNKKIIAAITAAISHHRQG from the coding sequence ATGGAAACTAACCTCATACTAGAGGGCTTTAAGTTTATGGGTTTGGGAATGGGAACAGTATTACTTTTCCTTATTGTTTTAATATTTTTGATGAATGCAATGTCAAAAATAGTAAATAAATATTTTCCAGAACCACAGGCAAGTTTAGATCCAGTAGTGGAGTCAAAACCAGATAATAAAAAGATAATTGCAGCAATCACAGCTGCAATTTCTCATCATAGACAAGGTTAA